In Spirochaetaceae bacterium, the genomic stretch AGCTCTTCGATAGCCTCGTTAGATAACCTAATAGAAGCCGCATAGTCGCCGGCCTCTAAGGCTTGCCGTGATTGTTCGCGCAGTTCTACGCTGCGTAAATAATTAGGGTGATTAGAACGGTCGAGCGCTACTTCTTCTTGCGCCATAACAGGCAAAGTTAGCAGGGCTAAGGCTAATAACAATAATAAATTTTTAAACATTAATCAGCTCCTTGTAAAAATTCGTTTTGACGACGAAGAAGCTCGGCAAAACGTTGTTGGGCGGCCTCGCGCTCGGCCGAATCATCATCGGTTTGTGCGGCATCGGTAGTACCTCCGCAGGCTAGCATACCTGTGGCCAAGAAAATTGCTAAAAAAGTGGTAGCTATGAGTTTTTTCATCTGTTTTATTCTCCTAAGTAACTAAAACTTGCGTAAATTATACAACTTTTTTTAAAAATTTGCAAGTTAAATTAACTATTAATTACTAAAGAATTAGCTTGCAAGGCCCTTAAAATAGCTGTGCGCTGCTCAGCTTTTTTATTGCTATCCACCTTAAAACAGGCGGCAATACCGGCTGGGCTGCCTTGTAATATAACAATTTTATCGGCAATAGTTAAGGCTTCCTCAATATTATGAGTAATAAAAAGTAAAGTTAGCTGCGTTTTTTTTACGACTTCGCTCACAAAACTGCGTAACTCGTAAGCAGTTAAGGCATCTAAAGCGCTAAAAGGTTCGTCCATCAATAATAACGGCCGGCGGCAAAGCACCGCCCGCAGCAAAGCCACCCGCTGCCGCTGCCCGCCCGATAACATGTGTGGATAGTACCCCTCGTGGCCGCCTAACCCAAAGGCCTGCCAATGTTTTAAAACCTCTTTATGGGCCTCTTGCTTACTATAACCGCTTAAAATTAACGGTAAGCCGGCATTATGCACAGCGGTAAGATGAGGCAACAGTAAATCTTTTTGCTGCATATAACTAAGGTAACTGCTGGGGGCAAGGTTAGCTTGATGCCGGTTTTGATGGGGCAAAGTAAACCTTACCGTGCCGCTATCGGCCGCCGTAAGGCCGGCAATAAGATGAAAAAGTAAACTTTTACCCACCCCCGATGGCCCCACAAGGGCTACCCGGCTCAAAGCAGCTACCTCAAAACTGATGTTATGTAAAATTGGCTTATTATTAAAAGACTTATTAATATTATTAACTGCTAACATAAAATCCTTCAGAAATTATTAATC encodes the following:
- a CDS encoding ABC transporter ATP-binding protein, with translation MLAVNNINKSFNNKPILHNISFEVAALSRVALVGPSGVGKSLLFHLIAGLTAADSGTVRFTLPHQNRHQANLAPSSYLSYMQQKDLLLPHLTAVHNAGLPLILSGYSKQEAHKEVLKHWQAFGLGGHEGYYPHMLSGGQRQRVALLRAVLCRRPLLLMDEPFSALDALTAYELRSFVSEVVKKTQLTLLFITHNIEEALTIADKIVILQGSPAGIAACFKVDSNKKAEQRTAILRALQANSLVINS